GGGCGGCGAGTACGACGTCGCCAAGGACGTCCGGGCCGCGCTCGACCGCTACCGCGAGGGCGTCGACCTGCTCACCCAGTACGTCATCGACCAGGGCTACGACCTGCGCTTCGCCCTGGAGCCCAAGCCGAACGAGCCGCGCGGCGACATCCTGCTCCCCACCGTCGGCCACGCGATGGCGTTCATCTCCACCCTCCAGCACCCCGACCTGGTGGGCCTCAACCCCGAGGTCGGGCACGAGCAGATGGCCGGCCTGAACTTCGTGCACGCCATCGCCCAGGCGCTCTGGCAGGGCAAGCTGTTCCACATCGACCTCAACGGCCAGCGCGGCGTCAAGTACGACCAGGACCTGGTCTTCGGCCACGGTGACCTGCTCAACTCGTTCGCCCTGGTCGACCTGCTGGAGCACGGCGGCATCACCGGCGCCCCCGGCTACGACGGCCCCCGGCACTTCGACTACAAGCCCTCCCGCACCGAGGACAGCACCGGCGTCTGGGCGTCGGCCGAGGCGAACATGGCCACGTACCTGCTGCTCAAGGAGCGGGCGGCGGCGTTCCGGGCCGACCCGGAGGTGGCCGAGGCGCTGGCCGCCAGCAAGGTCGCCGAGCTGGCCGAGCCCACCCTCGCGCCCGGGGAGAGCACCGCCGACCTGCTCGCCGACCGGTCCGCCTTCGAGGAGCTGGACGTCGACGCGGTCTCCGCGAAGGGCTTCGGTTTCGTCCGGCTCAACCAGCTCGCCGTCGAGCACCTGCTCGGCGCGCGCTGAGGAGGGCGTCATGCCGCTCGTCGCGGGCGTCGACTCGTCGACGCAGTCCTGCAAGATCGTGGTCCGGGACGCGGAGACCGGCGCGCTGGTCCGGCAGGCCCGCGCGCCGCACCCGGACGGCACCGAGGTCGACCCGGCGGCGTGGTGGCACGCCCTCACCACGTCCCTCGACGCCCTCGGCGGGCTGGCCGACGTGGCCGCCGTGTCGGTCGCCGGCCAGCAGCACGGCATGGTCTGCCTGGACGACGACGGCCAGGTGATCCGGCCGGCGCTGCTGTGGAACGACACCCGGTCCGCCGGGGCCGCCTCCGACCTGGTCACCGAGGCCGGAACGGGGGAGGCGGGCCGGCGGTTCTGGGCGGACGCGGTGGGCAGCGTGCCGGTGGCCAGTTTCACCGTGACGAAGTTGCGGTGGCTGGCCCGGCACGAGCCGGAGCACGCCGCGCGGGTCGCGGCGGTCTGCCTGCCGCACGACTGGCTGACCTGGCGGCTCGGCGGCAGCGGCGACCTGGCCGCGCTGCGCACCGACCGCAGCGACGCCAGCGGCACCGGCTACTGGTCGCCGGCCACCGGCGACTACCGGCTGGACCTGCTGGAGCAGGCGCTCGGCCGGCGACCGGTGGTGCCGACGGTGCTCGGTCCGGCCGAGGCGGCCGGCACGGTCGGCGGCGGCGGGGCGCTGCTCGGCCCCGGGGCCGGGGACAACGCCGGGGCGGCGCTCGGGGTCGGGGCGCGCCCCGGCGACGTGGTGATCTCCATCGGCACGTCCGGCACCGTGTTCAGCGTCGCCGACGCGCCGGCCGCCGATCCCAGCGGCACGGTCGCCGGGTTCGCCGACGCCACCGGGCGGTACCTCCCCCTGGTCTGCACGCTCAACGCGGCCCGGGTGCTGGACGCCGCCGCCGCCCTGCTCCGGGTCGACCTGACCGAGCTGGCCGAGCTGGCGCTGTCCGCGCCGCCCGGCGCGGACGGGCTGACCCTGGTGCCGTACCTGGAAGGGGAGCGCACCCCGAACCGGCCGGACGCCACCGGGGCGGTGCACGGGTTGACCCTGCGCACCTCCACCCCGGCGCACCTGGCCCGGGCCGCCGTCGAGGGGATGCTCTGCGCCCTCGCCGACGGTCTGGACGCGCTGCTGGCGCACGGGGCCCGGGTCGACCGGGTGATCCTGGTCGGCGGGGGCGCGCGGTCGGCGGCCGTCCGTCGGATCGCGCCGCAGGTCTTCGGTTGCCCGGTGCTGGTCCCGCCGCCCGGCGAGTACGTCGCCGACGGCGCGGCCCGCCAGGCCGCCTGGGTCGCCCTCGGCGGCGCGCAGGCGCCGCGGTGGTCGGTCGGCGAGACGGAGGAGTACGCGGCCGAGCCGGTGGCCGAGATCCGGGCCCGGTACGCCGAGGCCCGGGACCGGGTCGTGGACGCGCGACGGGACTGACAGTCGGTGAACGGCCCCCGGGCGCGCGTCCCGGGGGCCGTTCGCGGGCGTCTGTCACCGCCGCGTGACCTGCTCGTGGTTTGCTGCCCGACGTGACCACCACCAGTGACGCCGGTCGGCCCACCCGGGGCGGCACGCGGGCGCACCGGCTCTACAGCGTCGTCGTGTTCGTGCTGCTCGCCTCGCTGGACAACGTGGCGATCGGTCTGGTGCCGCCGCTGTACGGGCCGATCGCCGACTCGTTCGCCGTGCCGCAGCGCCTGGTCGGCCTGGTCACGGCGGTGAGTTTCCTGGTCAGCGCGGTGGCCGCGGTGGGCTGGGCGTACGTCGGCGACCGGACCAACCGCAAGCCGCTGCTGATGGTCGGCACCCTGCTCTGGGCGGCGGGCACGGCGGGCAGCGCCCTGGTGGCGGACTACCCGGCGTTCCTGGCCGCGCAACTGGTGGCGGCGGTCGGGCTCGGCGCGGTCGGCTCGGTCGGGTTCTCGGTGGTCACCGACCTGATCTCGCCCCGCCGCCGGGGGCTGGTGATGAGTTTCTGGGGGCTGTCCCAGGGCGTCGGCACGCTCGCCGGCACCCTGCTCGGCGGGATCCTCGGCGCGGTCGACTGGCGGCGGC
The sequence above is a segment of the Micromonospora sp. WMMD882 genome. Coding sequences within it:
- the xylA gene encoding xylose isomerase, with amino-acid sequence MAPRPTPADKFSFGLWTVGWQGRDPFGDASRPELDAVEAVHKLAELGAYGITFHDDDLIPFGADAATRDHHIARFRKALADTGLVVPMVTTNLFTHPIFKDGGFTSNDRQVRRFALRKVLRNVDLAAELGAKTFVMWGGREGGEYDVAKDVRAALDRYREGVDLLTQYVIDQGYDLRFALEPKPNEPRGDILLPTVGHAMAFISTLQHPDLVGLNPEVGHEQMAGLNFVHAIAQALWQGKLFHIDLNGQRGVKYDQDLVFGHGDLLNSFALVDLLEHGGITGAPGYDGPRHFDYKPSRTEDSTGVWASAEANMATYLLLKERAAAFRADPEVAEALAASKVAELAEPTLAPGESTADLLADRSAFEELDVDAVSAKGFGFVRLNQLAVEHLLGAR
- the xylB gene encoding xylulokinase; amino-acid sequence: MPLVAGVDSSTQSCKIVVRDAETGALVRQARAPHPDGTEVDPAAWWHALTTSLDALGGLADVAAVSVAGQQHGMVCLDDDGQVIRPALLWNDTRSAGAASDLVTEAGTGEAGRRFWADAVGSVPVASFTVTKLRWLARHEPEHAARVAAVCLPHDWLTWRLGGSGDLAALRTDRSDASGTGYWSPATGDYRLDLLEQALGRRPVVPTVLGPAEAAGTVGGGGALLGPGAGDNAGAALGVGARPGDVVISIGTSGTVFSVADAPAADPSGTVAGFADATGRYLPLVCTLNAARVLDAAAALLRVDLTELAELALSAPPGADGLTLVPYLEGERTPNRPDATGAVHGLTLRTSTPAHLARAAVEGMLCALADGLDALLAHGARVDRVILVGGGARSAAVRRIAPQVFGCPVLVPPPGEYVADGAARQAAWVALGGAQAPRWSVGETEEYAAEPVAEIRARYAEARDRVVDARRD